A genomic segment from Aegilops tauschii subsp. strangulata cultivar AL8/78 chromosome 1, Aet v6.0, whole genome shotgun sequence encodes:
- the LOC109772395 gene encoding uncharacterized protein, producing the protein MEAAPEREREGRGEEWSDGGVALGFRVKACSRESSGQKAANVLEPDLRSHWSTATNTKEWILLELNEPCLVSHIRIYNKSVLEWEVTGGLRYKPEAFVKVRPRGEAPKRDMVYPANHTPCRYVRISCLRGSPIAIYFIQLTGIPVPGLEPEFQPLVNHLLPQISSSQKQSHSSHNMHLQLLKDIARRLPPFLPQIEADLNSITDTPESSVWFLALLAGPFYPILNLINERDATKTSISSVDSDTLKTSLASIPTVSSNFEAQPRRARSPSSVQPASCMLAFRSETAILLLRKAHKDKTLSIVCHRASRVLQKLLEPEPFVDEPIPNGGMLSSEVSDEIPKSDASSLVPYTNYSSLFGEEFSLSENHFDGSFLNILDVAAVEEGILHVLYAAASQPQLGCKLAETTSDMWSVLPLVQALLPALRPPFSAGPTEQIDDCFSQWNHPDVHNALSQIVSMSVSSVFHPLLRGCAGYLSSYLPSHAKAACVLLDLCRGPLSPWVPMITAKVDLAVELLEDLLGVIQGVGQSLSRSRAALKYILLAVSGNMDDVLAEYKEVKHKILFILEMLDPFVDHAISAMKDRISFGGVSAMYLEKQAKVCDMALNIIRTAAKNPAVLPSLELEWRRGAVAPSILLSILDPHMPLPPDVDLCKSSLPEVDQAALAVSDCPAPHSCNPEVVDGRDTSEIAMRIESFEQYNSLFAPEELKQSELTNTLREDHDKVRTNFDQNIPVGRKTNVKLPAGLFQLEDTVADDYNDARADYLQLLNQENCELRALEFRRLALNLCMQQEPTIEGHNAGIDALLLAAECYVNPFFLLNLRLNSEPLDRIERTHSELIQRNASFELNDLRVKDLDLATVHSLENKRDRAVLDLLLQAAKFDCEYHAKIPDGEVYPNDAEDDKQPIEISPEVTDLVDAVTLVRKNQALLWHFIMKQFGRKGHLANEILLDSLLFLLHSATDLFCPPDNVIDIILNSAENLNRQLACLYSSVNAGDKKLDNVKLHGLQRRWALLQKLVLASSGSDNTRELVSIKKDGFRFRSLVPPSAWVHKISEFSRFSSPLPRFLGWMAVSRYAKEYLNERLFLASDFSQLTTLLSIFTDELSLMDGVATQKIKSADTEQSACNNHLLLKKESMSSDKPSTNKLFQILLPELHFFFPSMSRLFHGFGETILEAVGLQLKCLPKSAVQDVLCWFSEMCMWPYLEGIKEHLVLANGVSSLRGNIAANAKAVVFYLLESVVSEHLEAIVPEMPRVVHILVSLCRASYADVAFLDSVLCLLKPLISYFLRKGTDDEKVMGHITDCSDFELICFEELFEIIRCGKHTKDATSDKIQVPLLIFILGSLLPDLSFKRRIEILDSLLVWVDSISSDPPSLLCSYLEGFHTLIDGCVTILVQNIELLGIIILSVREQSREAANSISGDAMMQLEKNSQDTEQLLVKSTDNAEKSKGPPAGCIIEFCDALEKVISHLTLSIESSWKWHHQLASRLSSLMAKCLLYAKCLKAVTQGNAISSSTRQEVELVQKHWESALEGLAETILGNQEKQCWQVASSMLDYMIKLPNVLAWGNVLSATCSAIEHFCSHAPRISWRLQTEKWLSLLVSGGIEDLKNSETSLINLFCTMLSHAEPEQRSVALQQLGRIIHLAGTAEVGSGSTMTSHLVTHTWNRIAALALYDSSMLLRNHAMALLTEYVPFIDKNHLRSFLASSDSILKGVGQLSCVIEEGYLTRMSLLLLSKACLYSSSEDIALIPESVWRKLENMQTSLTGGFGDVEKDLCRALCQLRTESDAKMVVKELLAGSTTKPVNTDYKDIRESILQVLSSLSSVESYFEFFSIRSDQECQELEEAEIELELIKNEKAVWKFVGRPQDTVAPGLLSYYKDSSEVNKQLQQIREDIRSLERSKLREEIIARRQKKLLIRHTREKYLEETSCKEMELMQELDRERTLEMERDIERQRQLDLERVKSRELQYNLDMEREKQTQRELQRELEQVELGRSSRREFSANPSSRVRERYRERDNGRGAQQEGSRGQGHEGQPTVVMGGASRPSSFPTILQSRDRGSDGGYEENAEGSRDSGGDTSSMGDPELDGPGSGSRHGTRAGGSSKSSRQVMERRERDGRREGKWERKQ; encoded by the exons ATGGAGGCGGCgccggagagggagagggagggtaGGGGGGAGGAGTGGAGCGACGGTGGCGTGGCTCTGGGTTTCCGGGTGAAGGCGTGTTCCCGCGAGTCGTCGGGGCAGAAGGCCGCCAACGTGCTGGAGCCCGACCTCCGCTCCCACTGGTCCACCGCCACCAACACCAAGGAGTGGATCCTCCTCGAGCTCAACGAGCCGTGCCTCGTCTCCCACATCCGCATCTACAACAAGTCCGTCCTTGAATGGGAGGTCACCGGCGGGCTGCGCTACAAGCCCGAGGCCTTCGTCAAGGTTCGCCCGCGCGGCGAAGCTCCCAAGCGCGACATGGTGTACCCGGCCAACCACACCCCCTGCCGCTACGTCCGCATCTCTTGTCTGCGCGGAAGCCCCATTGCCATCTACTTCATCCAGCTCACCGGAATCCCTGTACCTGGCCTGGAACCTGAATTCCAACCTCTTGTCAACCACTTGTTACCACAAATATCCTCTTCGCAGAAACAATCTCATTCTTCGCACAATATGCATCTCCAG TTACTCAAAGACATTGCAAGAAGGCTACCACCGTTTCTGCCCCAGATTGAG GCTGACCTTAATAGCATCACAGACACCCCAGAGAGCAGTGTTTGGTTTTTGGCTCTGCTTGCTGGCCCATTTTATCCAATCCTCAACCTTATAAACGAAAG GGATGCTACAAAAACGTCGATTTCTTCCGTTGATTCAGATACCCTAAAGACTAGCCTGGCTTCTATTCCAACTGTTTCCTCAAACTTTGAG GCACAACCTAGGAGAGCACGGAGTCCATCTTCTGTTCAGCCTGCTTCATGTATGCTGGCATTTCGATCTGAAACAGCTATACTACTCTTAAGGAAAGCACACAAAGACAAAACTCTCTCAATTGTTTGCCATCGA GCATCAAGGGTGCTCCAAAAACTTTTGGAGCCTGAGCCATTCGTTGATGAGCCAATACCTAATGGTGGAATGCTTTCGAGTGAAGTCTCTGATGAAATTCCTAAAAGTGATGCTTCCAGCCTAGTGCCTTATACAAACTACTCTAGTTTGTTTGGAGAAGAATTTAGTTTATCAGAAAATCACTTCGATGGCTCTTTTCTAAATATTTTGGATGTTGCTGCTGTTGAAGAAGGCATTCTTCATGTACTGTATGCAGCTGCATCACAG CCCCAACTAGGTTGCAAGCTTGCTGAAACTACTTCAGACATGTGGTCTGTCTTACCGCTTGTTCAAGCACTTCTTCCAG CACTTCGTCCTCCATTTAGTGCTGGCCCTACCGAACAGATTGATGATTGTTTTAGCCAATGGAACCATCCAGATGTTCACAATGCTCTTTCCCAG ATTGTGTCAATGTCGGTATCATCAGTTTTTCATCCTCTTCTCAGAGGTTGTGCTGGTTATCTTTCATCATACCTGCCATCACAT GCAAAAGCAGCATGTGTTCTGCTTGATTTGTGCAGGGGACCATTATCACCTTGGGTGCCCATGATCACAGCAAAG GTAGATCTTGCAGTTGAACTTCTGGAGGATCTCCTGGGTGTTATCCAG GGAGTTGGGCAATCTCTTTCCCGTTCTCGTGCGGCGCTGAAGTATATTTTATTGGCCGTATCAGGGAATATGGATGATGTTCTCGCAGAATACAAA GAAGTCAAGCATAAAATACTTTTCATTCTGGAGATGCTAGATCCTTTTGTTGATCATGCTATAAGTGCAATGAAAGACAGAATATCATTTGGTGGTGTGTCTGCTATGTATCTGGAGAAACAGGCAAAAGTTTGCGATATGGCCTTGAACATTATTCGTACAGCTGCAAAGAATCCTGCTGTACTCCCTTCTTTGGAACTTGAATGGCGGCGAGGTGCTGTTGCCCCAAG TATACTTCTTTCTATCTTGGATCCTCATATGCCACTCCCACCTGACGTTGATCTCTGCAAAAGTTCATTGCCCGAGGTTGATCAAGCAGCTTTGGCGGTTTCAGATTGTCCAGCACCACATTCTTGCAACCCTGAAGTTGTTGACGGGCGAGACACATCTGAAATAGCTATGAGAATAGAAAGTTTTGAACAGTACAATTCTTTATTTGCTCCTGAAGAATTGAAGCAATCTGAGTTGACAAATACTCTGCGAGAAGACCATGATAAAGTACGTACAAATTTTGACCAGAACATCCCTGTGGGCAGGAAAACCAATGTAAAATTACCAGCTGGCCTTTTCCAGTTGGAAGATACTGTTGCTGATGATTACAATGATGCACGGGCTGATTATCTACAACTGTTGAACCAAGAGAACTGTGAATTAAGAGCTCTAGAATTTCGTCGCTTAGCACTGAATCTGTGTATGCAACAGGAACCAACAATTGAGGGGCATAATGCCGGAATTGATGCTTTGCTATTAGCTGCAGAATGCTATGTTAATCCATTTTTTCTCTTGAATTTACGGCTTAATTCAGAGCCTCTGGATCGAATTGAACGTACTCATTCGGAGTTGATACAACGGAATGCCTCCTTTGAGTTGAACGATTTGCGTGTGAAAGATTTAGATCTAGCGACAGTGCACAGTTTGGAGAATAAACGGGATAGAGCTGTCCTAGATTTACTCCTGCAAGCTGCAAAATTTGACTGTGAATACCATGCAAAGATACCCGACGGTGAAGTCTATCCAAATGATGCTGAGGATGACAAGCAACCTATAGAAATTTCACCAGAAGTTACAGACCTTGTGGATGCTGTAACTTTGGTCAGAAAGAACCAAGCTCTGCTTTGGCACTTTATTATGAAGCAATTTGGAAGGAAAGGGCATTTAGCTAATGAAATTCTTCTTGATAGCTTGTTGTTCTTGTTGCACTCAGCAACTGACCTATTTTGTCCACCAGATAATGTGATCGATATCATATTGAATTCTGCTGAAAACCTCAACCGACAGCTTGCATGTCTTTACAGCTCTGTTAATGCAGGGGATAAGAAATTGGATAATGTAAAATTACATGGTTTACAAAGACGTTGGGCACTTCTCCAGAAGCTGGTTCTGGCTTCATCTGGTAGCGACAATACTAGAGAACTTGTCAGCATTAAAAAAGATGGTTTTCGTTTTAGAAGCTTAGTTCCTCCATCAGCATGGGTGCATAAGATATCAGAATTTTCCAGGTTTTCTAGCCCACTTCCTCGATTTCTTGGATGGATGGCAGTGTCGCGTTATGCCAAGGAATATTTAAATGAGAGACTGTTTCTTGCCTCTGATTTCTCACAGCTTACAACTTTGCTGTCAATTTTCACTGATGAACTTAGTCTAATGGATGGAGTTGCAACTCAGAAGATCAAGTCTGCTGACACTGAACAATCTGCTTGCAATAATCACTTGCTTCTTAAGAAGGAATCTATGTCGTCAGATAAACCAAGCACGAACAAACTGTTTCAGATTTTACTTCCTGAACTACATTTCTTTTTTCCAAGCATGAGCAGACTATTTCACGGATTTGGAGAGACCATTTTGGAAGCTGTTGGTTTGCAGTTAAAATGTCTCCCGAAAAGTGCAGTACAAGATGTTCTTTGTTGGTTTTCTGAGATGTGCATGTGGCCTTACCTTGAAGGCATCAAGGAGCATCTTGTACTTGCAAACGGAGTAAGTTCTTTGAGAGGTAATATTGCTGCTAATGCCAAGGCTGTTGTTTTCTATCTACTCGAGTCGGTTGTTTCTGAGCACTTGGAGGCTATTGTTCCTGAAATGCCAAGGGTAGTGCACATTCTTGTGTCACTTTGTAGAGCTTCTTATGCTGATGTGGCCTTCCTTGACTCTGTATTGTGTCTGCTGAAGCCATTGATATCTTATTTCTTAAGGAAGGGAACTGATGATGAAAAAGTGATGGGTCATATAACTGACTgcagtgattttgagttgatttgTTTTGAAGAGTTGTTTGAAATTATCCGGTGTGGTAAACATACAAAGGATGCAACCAGTGATAAGATTCAGGTCCCATTGCTGATCTTCATTCTGGGGTCTCTGCTTCCTGATCTGTCCTTTAAGAGGAGGATTGAAATATTGGACTCCTTGCTAGTATGGGTAGACTCTATCAGTTCTGATCCACCATCACTGCTGTGTAGTTATCTTGAAGGCTTTCATACACTTATTGATGGTTGTGTAACTATACTAGTTCAGAATATTGAATTACTTGGTATCATCATCCTTTCTGTGAGAGAACAGTCTAGGGAGGCTGCAAATTCCATAAGTGGGGATGCCATGATGCAACTTGAGAAGAATTCACAAGATACAGAGCAGCTACTAGTTAAATCCACAGACAATGCGGAAAAGTCGAAGGGGCCACCTGCTGGTTGTATTATAGAATTTTGTGATGCCCTGGAGAAGGTCATTTCACATCTTACTCTGTCAATTGAGAGTAGCTGGAAATGGCACCATCAGTTGGCCTCTAGGCTGTCTTCATTGATGGCAAAGTGTTTGCTGTATGCGAAATGCTTAAAAGCTGTTACTCAAGGAAACGCAATTTCTAGTAGCACTAGGCAAGAGGTGGAGCTTGTACAAAAACACTGGGAGAGTGCTCTTGAAGGTCTGGCAGAAACCATTTTAGGAAATCAGGAAAAGCAGTGCTGGCAGGTGGCATCCTCTATGCTTGACTATATGATTAAACTACCTAATGTTCTTGCTTGGGGTAATGTTCTTAGTGCCACTTGTTCAGCAATCGAGCACTTCTGCTCTCATGCACCTAGGATATCTTGGAGACTGCAGACAGAGAAGTGGTTATCGTTATTGGTTTCGGGTGGAATTGAAGACCTCAAGAATAGTGAAACCTCGTTGATTAATCTTTTCTGTACAATGTTGAGTCACGCTGAACCAGAACAACGCTCTGTTGCATTGCAGCAACTTGGGAGGATTATTCACTTGGCGGGTACTGCTGAAGTCGGATCTGGTTCAACAATGACGTCCCATTTGGTTACTCATACATGGAACAGAATAGCAGCATTGGCTCTCTATGACTCTTCTATGCTATTAAGGAATCATGCGATGGCTTTGCTCACTGAATATGTTCCATTTATTGATAAAAATCATCTGCGGTCATTTCTTGCATCAAGTGACAGTATCCTGAAAGGTGTGGGGCAACTTTCATGTGTAATTGAAGAGGGCTATTTGACACGAATGTCCTTACTGTTGCTTTCAAAGGCATGTCTTTATTCTTCTTCTGAAGATATTGCTTTGATTCCTGAATCTGTTTGGAGGAAATTGGAAAACATGCAAACATCACTAACTG GAGGTTTTGGTGATGTCGAGAAAGATCTCTGTCGAGCTCTATGTCAGCTAAGAACTGAATCTGATGCTAAaatg GTTGTAAAAGAACTTCTCGCAGGATCTACTACAAAACCAGTGAACACTGATTATAAGGATATCCGTGAATCAATTCTTCAG GTGTTGTCCTCTTTGAGTTCTGTTGAGTCCTACTTTGAGTTCTTCTCAATCAGATCTGATCAGGAATGTCAG GAACTTGAAGAAGCTGAGATTGAATTGGAGCTTATTAAAAACGAGAAAGCAGTTTGGAAATTTGTCGGACGTCCCCAGGATACTGTGGCTCCAGGCCTGTTATCAT ATTACAAGGACAGTAGTGAAGTTAATAAACAGCTTCAGCAGATCCGTGAAGATATACGGTCCCT AGAACGGTCCAAGCTCAGAGAGGAAATTATAGCACGCCGACAGAAGAAATTGCTTATCAGACATACTCGTGAAAAGTACTTGGAAGAGACGAGTTGCAAGGAAATGGAGCTTATGCAAGAGCTTGATAG GGAAAGAACTCTTGAGATGGAGCGTGACATCGAAAGGCAGCGACAGCTGGATCTCGAGCGTGTGAAGTCAAGGGAACTGCAATATAACCTCGATATGGAAAGGGAGAAACAAACTCAG AGAGAGCTTCAACGTGAGCTGGAGCAGGTTGAGTTGGGGCGGTCATCAAGGCGGGAGTTCTCAGCCAACCCCAGCAG CCGGGTGAGGGAGAGATACCGCGAAAGGGATAATGGTAGAGGCGCACAGCAGGAGGGAAGCCGCGGCCAAGGCCATGAGGGTCAACCAACGGTCGTGATGGGTGGTGCATCAAGGCCATCGTCGTTCCCTACGATACTGCAATCTCGTGACCGTGGCAGCGATGGCGGCTACGAGGAGAACGCGGAGGGAAGCAGGGATTCCGGCGGCGATACCAGCAGCATGGGAGATCCGGAGTTGGACGGGCCGGGTTCAGGCTCGAGGCATGGGACACGAGCTGGCGGCAGCAGCAAGTCGTCAAGGCAAGTCATGGAGCGGAGAGAGCGGGATGGTAGACGTGAAGGTAAATGGGAGcggaagcaatga
- the LOC109772396 gene encoding probable methyltransferase PMT21 yields MKYSKEAKPERAGGGGAGARAVPVALMLLLLCGFSFYLGGIYSTGRTFTFSSTTTSIIPIVSTAKQEGSAIALAIARNGNGDDEVEFSECPADYQDYTPCTDPKRWRRYGNYRLSFMERHCPPPPERAVCLVPPPRGYKPPIRWPKSKHQCWYRNVPYDWINSQKSNQHWLRKDGDRFTFPGGGTMFPNGVGAYVDLMADLIPGMKDGSVRTALDTGCGVASWGGDLLARNILTVSLAPRDNHEAQVQFALERGIPAILGIISTQRLPIPSASMDMAHCSRCLIPWTEFGGLYLMEIQRVLRPGGFWVLSGPPINYENRWHGWNTTVEAQKADFDRLKKMLASMCFRLYNKKGDIAVWQKSLDAGCYDKLTPVTTPAKCDDSVDADAAWYVPMRSCVTAPSPKSRGKALPKWPQRLGVAPERVSVVPGGSGSAMKHDDGKWKAAVKHYKALLPALGSDKVRNVMDMSTVYGGFAASLVKDPVWVMNVVSSYGPNSLGVVYDRGLIGTNHDWCEAFSTYPRTYDLLHADGLFAAESHRCEMKFVLVEMDRILRPTGYAIIRDNPYFLDSVASIAKGMRWTCDRHDTENKENEKEKLLICHKQLWSAKKA; encoded by the exons ATGAAGTACAGCAAGGAGGCCAAGCCCGagagggcgggcggcggcggcgctggggcGAGGGCCGTGCCGGTGGCGCTCATGCTGCTCCTCCTCTGCGGCTTCTCCTTCTACCTCGGCGGCATCTACAGCACCGGCCGCACCTTCACCTTCTCCTCCACCACAACCAGCATCATCCCCATCGTCTCCACGGCCAAGCAGGAGGGCTCTGCGATCGCCCTCGCCATTGCCAGGAACGGCAACGGCGACGACGAGGTGGAGTTCTCCGAGTGCCCCGCTGACTACCAGGACTACACCCCCTGCACCGACCCCAAGCGGTGGAGGAGGTACGGCAACTACCGGCTCAGCTTCATGGAGCGGcactgcccgccgccgccggagcgcGCCGTCTGCCTGGTGCCGCCGCCGCGGGGCTACAAGCCGCCCATCCGCTGGCCCAAGAGCAAGCACCAGTGCTGGTACCGCAACGTGCCCTACGACTGGATCAACAGCCAGAAGTCCAACCAGCACTGGCTCCGCAAGGACGGCGACCGCTTCACCTTCCCCGGCGGCGGCACCATGTTCCCCAACGGCGTCGGCGCGTACGTCGACCTCATGGCCGACCTGATCCCCGGCATGAAGGACGGCAGCGTCCGCACCGCGCTCGACACGGGGTGCGGCGTGGCCAGCTGGGGCGGCGACCTGCTGGCCCGGAACATCCTGACCGTGTCGCTGGCGCCCAGGGACAACCACGAGGCGCAGGTGCAGTTCGCGCTGGAGCGCGGCATCCCGGCCATCCTCGGCATCATCTCCACGCAGCGCCTGCCCATCCCCTCGGCCTCCATGGACATGGCGCACTGCTCCAGGTGCCTCATCCCGTGGACGGAGTTCGGCGGGCTCTACCTCATGGAGATCCAGCGGGTGCTCCGGCCGGGCGGCTTCTGGGTGCTCTCCGGCCCGCCCATCAACTACGAGAACCGGTGGCACGGCTGGAACACCACGGTGGAGGCGCAGAAGGCCGATTTCGACCGGCTCAAGAAGATGCTCGCCAGCATGTGCTTCCGGCTGTACAACAAGAAGGGCGACATCGCCGTGTGGCAGAAGTCCCTCGACGCCGGCTGCTACGACAAGCTGACGCCGGTGACCACCCCGGCCAAGTGCGACGACAGCGTCGACGCCGACGCGGCGTGGTACGTGCCCATGCGCTCCTGCGTGACCGCGCCCAGCCCCAAGTCCCGCGGCAAGGCGCTGCCCAAGTGGCCCCAGAGGCTGGGCGTCGCGCCGGAGCGCGTCTCAGTCGTCcccggcggcagcggcagcgcCATGAAGCACGACGACGGCAAGTGGAAGGCGGCGGTAAAGCACTACAAGGCGCTGCTGCCCGCGCTGGGGAGCGACAAGGTGCGGAACGTCATGGACATGAGCACCGTGTACGGAGGGTTCGCGGCGAGCCTCGTCAAGGACCCTGTGTGGGTCATGAACGTCGTCTCCTCCTACGGGCCCAACTCCCTCGGCGTCGTCTACGACAGAGGACTCATCGGCACCAACCACGACTG GTGCGAGGCCTTCTCCACGTACCCACGGACGTACGATCTGCTGCACGCCGACGGCCTCTTCGCCGCAGAATCACACag ATGCGAGATGAAGTTTGTGCTTGTTGAGATGGACCGCATCCTTCGTCCGACCGGCTACGCCATCATCCGGGACAACCCCTACTTCCTCGACTCCGTGGCCTCCATCGCGAAGGGCATGAGATGGACCTGCGACAGGCATGACACCGAGAACAAGGAGAATGAGAAGGAGAAGCTCCTCATCTGCCACAAGCAGCTCTGGTCGGCAAAGAAGGCATAG